From the Pediococcus acidilactici genome, the window AAAGAATTTGCCAGAAGAAAAGGGCGTTGATTTATAGGCGCCGGGCAAAATAGGAGGAGCAGCATGGCGAATATTGAACGATTTTATACTAAATTTCACCCAACTAATTATCAAATTAAGTTAGCAATTAGTCGGGAAACAAAGGAAATTAAAGGAACGACCACCATTACTGGGGAGGCGTTAAGTTCCCAAATTGACATCCACCAAAAGGACCTGCAAATTGAAGAACTGCAGGTAAATGGTGCAACAGGCGACTTTACCGTTGATCAAGCCGCGGAAGCAATTCACGTTAAATTACCGCAGACCGGAACGGTAACTTTGGAAATCAAATACACCACCAAGTTAACTGACACGATGATGGGGATTTATCCTTCATATTACGAAGTGAACGGGGAAACCAAGCAATTGGTGGGAACCCAGTTTGAAACCACCTTTGCGCGGCAAGCCTTTCCGTGCGTGGACGAACCGGAAGCCAAGGCCACCTTTGATTTAGCAATTAAGTTCGACGAACATCCGGGCGAAGTGGTATTGAGCAACATGCCAGAAACTAAGGTCGAGGATGGTTACCACTATTTTGAACGTACGGTAAAAATGTCTACGTACTTAATCGCGTTTGCCTTTGGTGATTTGCAAAGTAAGCAAACTAAAACTAAGAGTGGCGTTCAAGTGGGCGTTTTCGCTACGAAGGCTCATCAACCGCAAGAATTGGATTTTGCTTTGGACATTGCCAAACGAGCGATTGAATTTTACGAAGACTTCTACCAAACCCCGTATCCACTACCACATTCATGGCAACTAGCCTTGCCAGATTTTTCAGCCGGTGCGATGGAAAACTGGGGCTTGGTAACTTATCGGGAAGCCTACCTCTTGCTCGATCCAAAGAACACCACTTTACGCACTAAACAGGTGGTGGCCACGGTAATTGCTCACGAGTTAGCGCACCAGTGGTTTGGTGACTTAGTAACCATGCAGTGGTGGGACGACCTTTGGTTAAACGAAAGTTTTGCCAACATGATGGAATACGTGGCCGTTGACGCTTTGGAACCCGATTGGCAAATTTGGGAATTGTTCCAAAATTCTGAAGCAGGCGCAGCCTTGCAACGGGATGCCACGGACGGAGTGCAATCCGTACACGTCCAAGTCAATGATCCGGCTGAGATTGACGCCCTCTTTGATGGAGCCATCGTTTATGCAAAGGGAGCCCGAATGTTGGTAATGGTCCGCGCTTTGATTGGCGACGACGCTCTCCGTCAAGGACTGCAAAAGTACTTTGCAAACCACCAGTACGGAAATGCTACCGGAAACGATTTGTGGCAAGCACTCGGGGAAGCCGCGAACATGCCAATTGGCGACATCATGCATACGTGGCTAGATCAACCGGGATACCCAGTGGTGACCGCCCAAGTTGAAAATGGTGACCTGGTACTTGAACAACAACAATTCTTCATTGGTGAAGGACAAGATCAACAACGCCTATGGCAGATTCCGCTGAACGGAAACTACTCAGAGGTTCCGGCCTTACTACAGACGAAAACCTTGAATTTAGGAGATTACCAAGACTTACGAGACCGAAACCAACAACCGTTCCGTTTGAACGTGGGCAACAGTTCGCATTTCATCGTGCGCTACGACCAACGGTTATTAGACGATATTTTAGCTGATTGGGAGCAACTGACCGCAATCGACCAGCTTCAACTGTTGCAAGACCTCCGTTTGTTGGCGGAAGGCAAACAGATTTCCTACGCGGAGATCGTGCCTTTATTACCACGCTTTGCGAAAACCGATTCTGCGCTCGTAACCGAGATGTTATACCGGGTGGCAAATGGTTTAAAGAAGTTCGTTGCTCCACAAAGTTCGGCAGAAAAACAACTTAAGAAGTTCTTTGATGAATTAAGTCAAGCACCAGCCCAACGGTTAGGCTGGCAAGCGGCGGCTGGTGAAACCAACGACGACCAGTTGATGCGTCCGATGGTGTTGAAGGCGGCTTTGTATGCGGAAAATCCAGCAGTTACCGCACAAGCTCACCAATTATTTGTGGAAAATGAAGCGCAGTTGCCAAAATTACCGGCTGCAATTCGTTCCTTAGTGATCCGAAATGAAGTTGAACACTTTGGTAGCCCTGAGCTTTTTGATCGGTTGCTTAAAGAATATCAACGGACAAGCGACGCGAGCTACAAGAGTGACCTTTGCCAGGCGCTTACGTCCACACCATCCTTACCATTGATTCAACAACTAGTTCAACAGTTTGAAAATGCGCAAGTAATCAAACCGCAAGACTTGCGGGCGTGGTTCCGTGGCGTATTGGCTAACCCTCAAGGACAAGGCCCGGCATGGAACTGGATTCGTGACGAATGGCAATGGCTAGAAGACACGGTGGGCGGCGACATGGAATTTGCCACCTACATTACGGTGATTGCGGGAATTTTCCAAACACCGACGCGTCTAGCCGAATTCAAAACATTCTTTGAACCAAAACTAGCAACTCCAGGATTAACTCGGGAAATTACGATGGATATTAAGGTAATTGAAACCCGAGTCGCACTAATTGAAACAGAAAGGGATGCTGTACAAGCTGCGGTAGCCCAAGCAATTAAGTAACGTGATAAATAAAGCGAGCGACTGCGAAAAAACTGAAAGTTCCTTTTGCGGGTTGGTTCTATTAGAGTCAACACACACCAAAAGCTAGTTTGTCCCGCTTAACCTAAAAGCGACCATTATTATGCTAAATTTAGACATAATAATGGTCGCTTTTTAGTTAGTGCTTGCAAACTACCCGACTTTTGGCCAATGCGCTCGTTTTTAATTTGCCTAAAGTGCGGTGTAGTTATTTGTTAACGATTTGGTGGTTGGAAAGGTCCCCGTCCGCGCTTTGGACGTCGCCATTTGCGTAAACGTAGTAAGACCCGTGTTTAGGGGAGGTGATGTGGAAATAAATTGGTGAAGACTTGCCAATGGAACTAAAGGCCACTTTCCAATTTTGGTTGCCGTATTTTTCAGTTAGGAGGGCAACTGCTGCTTGTTCATTTTGAATTTTTTCGTCAGCAAGGGGCCGATTGCCATTCTTCTTTTCTGCCT encodes:
- a CDS encoding M1 family metallopeptidase, whose product is MANIERFYTKFHPTNYQIKLAISRETKEIKGTTTITGEALSSQIDIHQKDLQIEELQVNGATGDFTVDQAAEAIHVKLPQTGTVTLEIKYTTKLTDTMMGIYPSYYEVNGETKQLVGTQFETTFARQAFPCVDEPEAKATFDLAIKFDEHPGEVVLSNMPETKVEDGYHYFERTVKMSTYLIAFAFGDLQSKQTKTKSGVQVGVFATKAHQPQELDFALDIAKRAIEFYEDFYQTPYPLPHSWQLALPDFSAGAMENWGLVTYREAYLLLDPKNTTLRTKQVVATVIAHELAHQWFGDLVTMQWWDDLWLNESFANMMEYVAVDALEPDWQIWELFQNSEAGAALQRDATDGVQSVHVQVNDPAEIDALFDGAIVYAKGARMLVMVRALIGDDALRQGLQKYFANHQYGNATGNDLWQALGEAANMPIGDIMHTWLDQPGYPVVTAQVENGDLVLEQQQFFIGEGQDQQRLWQIPLNGNYSEVPALLQTKTLNLGDYQDLRDRNQQPFRLNVGNSSHFIVRYDQRLLDDILADWEQLTAIDQLQLLQDLRLLAEGKQISYAEIVPLLPRFAKTDSALVTEMLYRVANGLKKFVAPQSSAEKQLKKFFDELSQAPAQRLGWQAAAGETNDDQLMRPMVLKAALYAENPAVTAQAHQLFVENEAQLPKLPAAIRSLVIRNEVEHFGSPELFDRLLKEYQRTSDASYKSDLCQALTSTPSLPLIQQLVQQFENAQVIKPQDLRAWFRGVLANPQGQGPAWNWIRDEWQWLEDTVGGDMEFATYITVIAGIFQTPTRLAEFKTFFEPKLATPGLTREITMDIKVIETRVALIETERDAVQAAVAQAIK